The Malus sylvestris chromosome 3, drMalSylv7.2, whole genome shotgun sequence genomic sequence ttaggTGTAGAAAAAAGTTACatggattcaaataaaatttcccatctCCAAATGTCCTTTATACATTTTTGCAGCCAAGACTTTGTGATGTATGTTGGAGAGCCTGTTTGGGCGTTAGATTGGTGTCCTAGAGTTCATCAAAGTAGCGATGGTCATCCAAAATGCGAGGTACATGATTTTTTGAggtccttccttctttcattcTTGTCAAAGTCCATTAATTTAAGGGTCTATAATTTAAGGGGGGAGATAGTCAGAGAGGTGAACTATGTTGACAAATGGGATGGTGGATTATAATGTTGGATGAATTAGTGTGTTAGGATTTTGTATCATGTTGTGTGAGTTAATGTTTTCTGTTTGTATTGTGAATGATTTTGCATTCGTTGCTGCCAGGTTTTTGTCCCAGTGTTTATACAATACTTTGTAATATTGAAAtgtaattaatttcaaattcttACAGAAATGGGTATAATGTAGACATAATTATGTGAATTATTGAGTTTTCGAGAGAaagtaattttgattttttgataTTTGGGCTGGCAAGAGAAGTGGAATTGAAAAGCAGAAGGCTTTAGAGAAAGCGGCCAAGCTTCCGGTAATAATGGTGAATGTATCTTTGTGTAGATTTTGGATACATTTTTATGTTTTGTCAAATTACATTTTGTTGTGCTGCGTGATGTAGAATCTTCCTAGAATCAATGCTTGAGATGACTGATAAAGGATAAGGTGTTATTTGATGGTTTTatctttttttaattgttgGTGCAGAGCTTGACAAAATTGTAACTGCACTGATGTTCTCCTTTTTCCCAAATTCAGTATTTGGTACTTTCTTCCTCTCTGTATCTTTAGGAGAAAACTGACATGTTCTATGCTACACAGAATAGGATGTTGCCTAATGCTTACCGGTTGTTCACAGGTACATTTCTTTTATACTTTTTGTTGACTAATTTTTGCTTAATTTCAGTCCTGTATTTCACTTATGAGAGAAGAAAGTGTGATGTAGAAAGTTAGTTTGAGCTACAATTGCATACTGTGTGTTGCTTAGGAACTGAACGTATATCAATAGTCTATAGGTTAGCCTCGCAAAATGTTAACTGAGTTGATTACACCTCTGCCTTGCCTCTCGCCTCTTCTCTCGCTGTTGATCACCCCTTCTTACAACTTCATCTAAAATGTTCTGCATGTATAAGATTTGTGTTCATAGAGGTCATTTCAAAGGGATCTCAAGCTGGGCTGCTGAGATTTTATTCAAATTTATGGATTTGGGTAAGAAACTAAGAACCCCTAATCTTTTCTTTCGGTTGTAAGAGCTGAGTTTGTCTGCCAAGTGCAATCGCCTGCAAAGGCAAGTTCAAGGTTAAATCTTAGCTCTCTTCGTACACGGTTTACATGGAAAGTAACTATTTATATATGTTCTGCTCTTTTAACTTATCAAGTTATGTCGACAAAATTGTCTTTTTGCAGCTATTATTACTTTGATCAGAAAGAGATTGGTAGATTGAGCCTTTGCTACAGGTACCAAGGCTTTTcatctttaattttgtttggttaTCAATTATTAGCGTAGTCAGGCACTACAATAAGCTCATTCCTATGACTGAACTATAGAATATAGATACAGAGCTGGGTGgcaaattggatgaattgaagagtGAGACGATTTCTTATCCTATAAGAATATGGTCTTTCTTTTAGTTAATGTATGGTGGTTGTGTTTGCTTTGGGTTTAACATGAGTAAGTTCATTCTCTTAAATTCATATGGTAGATGGTTTTACCAAGTCTTCATCCTTAcaagtaatatgtcatctatcACAGGGGCATATCCTTACAGGTAATGCGTTTAAACTTATAATTTAaagtcaattttttttctttgtgtctGCTTATCATAGGGGCAACGAGGATGGGAGTTGAAGTCAAACGCATGTGTGACACAGATTCGAAGGTTATTCAGTAAGTCATTGATTAAGTCAAATAAAACTGCCTTCATTTCTTTTTGTGTCCATGATCTAATTTTACTTGGGTGATTTAATTCTATGTGATGATTTCTTCTGGTTTTTTTCCATTCTGTGATTTAATTCAATGATGGAATTATGGATGCCGAAGAGAAGAAGGCTGgtattatttcttctttttgaaacaaattttttttttaatgtgttgcAAAATGGATGATGCAATGAAAAAAATACACTGTGGGTATCTTTGCATGCTATAAtagattttctttttggtaagtttgtgtttttgatgaAGTTCTCGATTAAGAGCTGTCACACcccgatcccaacatacgtAACAAATCGACGCGTGGCAAAGGAAAAATAACATTCGTTGAATATGACATACCATACGGAATGAAATACTTTAATTGCAACccaaactaaaaagaaattggcCAACAACCATAATCCTCACACTGATCTTATTAAAAAGAAATCGACCATCATATGTAGAAAATACTTATATTAAAAAAGCAAATGTTGCTCGTTCCCGACATAAAAAAACGAGTCTGCATGGAATTTTATGCAGATATCTAGCTAGTACATTACAACTATGTTTCCACTATCGAACGTTTTGTTTATGATGTTTTCTCCTTGCTTGCTATagctttatttatagtagtgcTGACAAAAGAGTACTACAAGGCCTGAGGCCACATAGATAAGAGAGGCCATACATTTGAACCAGACAGGAAATGGGATCGTGACGGAGATGTAGAAGACAGTGACTCCGAAGAAGACCCCGAAATAATGGAAGAGATGAACTATTATCCGTGGAGAGTTGGAGTGCTGAATAAATTTGCTAACCATGATACAAGCAAAGGCAAGTAGGAATGCAAGACCGAGAAAGCAAAAGGTTAGAGGGAGCTGGTTGGAGTGAAGTTGGATGGGAATGAGAGCCATTACAATGGCTGTCGACAAGCAATACACCACGATAGTCTTTGCCCAGTCTAAGTTGTGCTTCCTGGTCCTAGAGCTGGCGGCAGTGGCTGGCAGCAACGGCGGTGGGGGTTGATCAGCCGGTACTATTGTTTATAGGTCAAGATCATTATCCAACGCACTGATGAATACCTTATTGAGTAGTTGCTGCAGAAATGCCCGAAGGCACCGATAAGCACTAGCAATATGGTAGTTCATACTAGTAGCTAATAACCCTACACAGCTGGGGAGGAAGGGAGAGTGatggtttaatttttaagtCCATGAGAGAATTCATGTTAGACTTTATACACCTGGGGCAGAGCTATGCTTGCGTGCAAGAAGGGATCATGATAAGGGTGGCCCTTGGAAAGTCAACACTTgatccctttctttctttctctttttttaagTGGAAACCCAACATTTGGGGAGATTTTGGAATTTGTGCAGAATACGGGGTAATATATCACACGTCATTATATAAGTAGTGAaatatttgtattaaaaaattaacaacttaaaaaataaaattttatttcatttttataaTAATATGTGGTATATCACATGTGTTCCAAgcataatgaaattttttttccaacactatcgcttttttttttctgttttgtcAAAATGGGGAACTCAACACTTGATCCGCTTCTAAATTGGGCCCAAACTCGACACTTGATCCCCCTTCTGTACTGGATCCCCTTCTTTTTGTCTTGTCAAGGTGGAAACTCAACACTTGCttattaaaaaacaatatatccAAGACGTGGGCAATGCATCAGccaatttctttttttcatgTCTACATCAATGATCTTTTTGGAGCTTTTTTTCATGTAGACATCAATGATCTTATTTCCCTCTGGAGACTTTACACTTATCAAAAGAGCATAGCAATTGGGTTGCGAGCGACTTGCGAGTCTACACTCCCAAAACGCAGCGTTCTGATCATCTCTCTCCTTAATCCTCACACTggtattctctctctctttctgtaTTTCCTATAGTTCTAGGCAGGTAGGTTGTATTTTCCGACAAAATTTTGTTTGGCTGATGAGAAACCTGAGGAAAATAATAGAAAGAAGAGAAATTGGAGTTGGTGGGGTGAATTAAATAGTcaattttctattttaattactttagaGTTCAATGAATTCTTTGAATTAAGGTCAGCAATTTGCAGTTCCATTGAAATCAAAGGCTTTGGGAAATTAAACCCTAATTGAAATTGTATCTTGTCTACCTAATTTCGTGGTTGTCTTGTCTGTTTAGTGAAATACTGAAATTTATAAGTGTTTGGTGAGTTGAAGTGAAATTCTTCAGATTAAAAGTTATCAGCTTCGGTTTGGTCTCTTACGTTTTCTCGGCATTTATGTGCCCGTTGGAATGGAGAACAGGATGACTGCAAAGGTTGGCGCTGCATCCGCAGTCGAACCTCGCACTGTTGAGATGTCTGGTACAACGATGACACCTGCATCATCAGCTGGTACACAAAAGGTCTCCATGTTTGCTGCCAGGGCTGGATTTGTTATACCgaaaggacttggattgtctgccctcctatttctgtgccctcctgttttgtgggatcacagttaagccacgttaatattttatattatttttttataaaaataataaaacaaaaagaaatagtaatataaaatgttgacgtggcttaaccgtgaccacaaaaacaggagggcacgggaagggcaccacaattagagggcagacaatccaaatCCATACCGAAAAACAAGCTGTCGGGTGTTGGAAGTATGTGaacaatttatatatatatatgctaataaataaataataaatgcaataggaattaacagaatataaactagaatatgaattataaaaacaaacaatttgaagatcgaggcttgtgtaccgcaatgtccttgaaacagaaatttcgtccctactctgtgcttgtagttctacggacgtctgcttcaccaggattcaacgatcaagttaaaattccagcaccggaaaatttaacttctggagaatttagtgtggttctctcagtaagaaggtttaggaatgtagaagatgaagattattttcttttttctaaatgtcatgcagatggatgtatatgTAGCAGATAGATCCCTGtttgcaacaggtatgagaatgggGTGTGACTGTTGGGAGACTTCTCTTCaaggggtgctttgctctgtgttcagaaagaactctcagacttcaaattcaaattttaaaaaataattaattaaatctgaaaaataattaattaaataatttaattattagagcccgaGCCCAAGAGTCCCaagcccatcttttgataattaattatatattatttataattaattatatattaattaccaattaattaatgTACCCAAAACCCAGTTTCAAGGACTCAATTTTAGTCTTCAAGCGGATTTctccaattaaaaaaaagtctCCTGTCTTTCGCGGAAGTAAAAACCTAGGAGCCGGTGATGCGGTTAGCGGAGAAAGTAAGAAACAGATTCAGAGGAAAACAAAATGGGGCCCTGATCTCACCCAGGATGCTTCTGTCAAAAAGGGAAGAGCTTTAGCTTATCAGGTATTGTTTGGATTGTTTGCAAGTCCTTTTCTGGTCATCTTTCATTTGATACTATGTGATTTCGTAGTTCTAAGATCAAAATTTGTTCTTGGTTTATGCATCTTTTTCCCACTTTACCGTTTTTATGTTTGCGCAATGTCAAACCTCGCTAATTGCATGTTCCCATCCCCATATagttaaaatttcaaatttatggTTTGGAGGAATTTGTCGCCCAACTTGTGGGAGGAATAAATATTTCCAGCTAGTGGAAGTTCATTGTTTCCCTTTTACATTGGGTATTAAAATGCTGGTTGTGTCTTCTGTGTGAATGGTTCACATGGAAACCTCCCATTCTAGGTGCCACTACTAAGTGATATTACTGCCTGTTTGGTGGTACAAATTTTGAGCAGACTCGGGTGGATCAAATTACACAAAAGGCTGAAATCTGGAATGTTAGAGGATGAGAATGATGAGGACCTACTATCAGCACCTCAAGATCTGCACCACAAATCCAAATCCTCTAAGCATGAAATTGACACAAAGGTAAAATTCCATTTCatgttctctctcttttttttttttttttttcatttattcttGATTACTTTTGTTTCTATGTTGAATGATGTTTCTATTCTTAAGCACTGATAATAATATTCATCAATGTGGGACGTCAACCAGTTGGAACTTGAAAAGCAGGAAGCCATAGGTGCGTTTGACAGCTTTCTTAGATTATACGGTTATACCTTCCTGTATGTTATATTATGGATTGCATgatattgttttcttgacgatATTCAGGTGAGATATTAAAGCTAAATCCAAGCTACAAGGCCCCACCTGATTATAAACCTTTGTTGAAAGAGGCTACAGTCCCTTTTCCTCTAAGTTTATCTTCTGGTTCTGCAATTCTCTGCAACTCTTTTCTAATTAACTGTTTAGGTAATATAAGTTATTTTATCATGGTGTGAAAGTGTTCTGTCCATCTTAGTTGTATtgatttaaaatgaaacttACCCAAGAAGAATATCTATGTGGAATTTTCAATCTACAATGGTAAGTATGGACCTTAAATCTGAACAGGTTGGCCATAATTTGGGGTTGAGGGTGAAGAATGGGCCACAGAGTACTACATGAATTCGAAATAGCTGGTTAAAGCTTTGCAACTTATGGGTACAATCCCTATTAATCTGGTGGAATAGTTTAGATTTACTCATTTACTTTAAGCATATTTAGCATTGCTTTTTCGGTTGGTTCCTTCCGTACTGGTGTTGGTTTGAATCCTGATAATATTGATCGTAAGTTCACATAATAAGAATTATTTGGTTGCTTTAAGAACTTTCACCAAGCGGCTAGGTTGTTTAGAGCTCCTGTTGCGAAAACAGTCCATCTAGAAAGATGGCTGTTGTTGCCCATGTTTTACCTCCCTGAACCCACATTGCGAGAGCCACATGCATTCAACTGCCTTTTTAGGAACTTCTAGTATGAGTTGACATGTCATTATTTCACACAGAGATGAACGGACTGTGGATACAACCATTTTATTACTAAGAGTAAAGATTGCAAGTTGCAACGGGTTGCTATGTTTGTTGACCATTACTTTTATAAGGTTTCCTTTGGCCAGGGGTGGAAGGTGGGGACCTAAAGACAGGAGTATATATTATCCAGTTTCATGGTTTGCTGAGTCGGCCAGTATTTGATTTCTGTTGCTTAGATGTTTTTAAATGCTTTTCAGATGAAGGAATATCCTAAATACAATTTTGTTGGCCTGATATATGGTCCTGGAAGTGATAACCAGAAACAATTAGAAAAGGTAAGAGTTTTGTGTATGCTTATGACGGTTATGCCAAACACTTGTGATTAGCAAGGGTATGTTCTGATGATCTTTGTGTCGTGTGTGTTTTCTCTATATTTCTTTTTGATCGGCGCAAATAAGGAAACTGGAGCCAAAATTCAAGTCTATGGTACCAAAGCTGGGACAGGACATAAGGTAATTATTCAGTAAATAATATAGAACAGTAAGGAATTAATGTCAAGATAAATTTGAGAGTCCTCATCATCAATTTTACCCATTTTCATCTGTtcttaaactattattttacgGAAAAAAATCTATTGTGGAATGGTTGCTTCGAGATGTGACATAATGCTCATACGTACATGCATTGACCTTCCCTTCTTTTATCCTTTTTAACTTATTTGCAGGCTAAATAAAACCATCTGATGGGAGTGAAATCCAGGGTGAATATGAAAACCTATACGTTCATGTATCAGCTGACACATTACAGATAGTAGATGCATTGCTGTAATTGAACTCTTAGTCACCTCTGTATCAGTGAGTTTCCTTCTTATTTTCAAACAGAAAGCTTTACATCCAACAGTTTCTTAAAATTTCTTCTTTTGTGCTATTTATTATGATTTCTACAGTTGTTTTCTCACTATTGTTACTTTAAATACTTCCATATAGGGAAATCTGGCAGCGGTTAGCAATATAGGTGCTTCAGTTTCTGGTGATAATGCTCATGTTCCCAGTGAAGTCCAGGACACTACCACCTCTAATATGGTTCCGACTACTGTGGTAAATCATGGAATGGTACAACCATTGCCAAACTTGGCACAAACTTCACTGGATGGGCAGTTTCGGTACCCTGGTCCATTTTTCTCTAGCGGCCCATCTTCCGCTCCCATGAATATGCCTGGCTTCACTCGGCTGAATTCTTCGAGACCAATCCTCAACAATCCTTCCCATCTTTCAACATCACCTTTCGACCCTGCATACCTGCCTTCGTCATTTGGGCTTCAGCCTTCTCTTGTTTGCCCTAGACAAAATCCACCAACAACACAATTTTTGCCGCATACATATATGGCTCCCCAGCCTGCATCAGTTCAAACTAATGTTTCAGCTCCACTCACATTCATGGGAAACCGACCACTGCCTGCTGAGAGCTCTACTGGATGGTCAAACTGGTCCACCAGCTCCACAACCAGGTGTTGCGTCCATGCCACCACCTTCAAACATATCAACGGCGAATATGGTGTCTTCTCTAAACCATCCTATTGCAGCACcaagttttatttcttttccacGGCCTCAAGCGGGACTTCCTTCTACATCGCTGCAAGCAAGAATTCCAAGTTCTGTTTCTGGAAGTGTTCCAAATTTTGCTACCCTAAAACCACCAATGATGACCGCTCAAAGCCCTGGTGATTTCACTTTTCAGCCTCATCGACCACAGAATCCATCCTTCCAGGCGGTCAGTTTAACTTGATCATTATATGTGGAAAACAATTACATATTGAAAAATATGTCAGCAAATGTTGCTCGTTCCTGACATAAAAAATTGTGCATGTAGTCTTATGCAGACATGTAGCTAGTAGATTACAACTATGTTTCCCCAATCGAACGTTTTGTTTATGAGATTATCTCCTTGCTTGCTGTAGCCTTATGTATAGTAGTGGTGACAAAACAGTACTACGAGGCCCACATTGACGAGAAAGGCCGTACATTTGAACCAGACAGGAAATGGGATTGTGACGGAAATGAAGAAGGTGGTGACTCCGAAGAAGACCCTGAAATAATGGAAGAGATGAACTATTATCGGCGGAGAGTTGGAGTGCTGGTTAAATTTGCTAACCATGATACAAGCAAAGGCAAGTAGGATTGCGAGACCAAGAACGCAAAAAGTTAGAGGGAGATGGTCGGAGTGAAGTTGGACGGGACTGAGAGCCATTCCAATGGCTGTCGACAAGCAATACTCCATGATAATCTTTGCCCAGTCTAAGTTGTGCTTCGTAGTCCTAGAGCTGGTGGCCGTGGCTGGCGGCAGCGGTGGTTGATCAGCCGGTACTATTGTTTCTGGGTCAACATTATTATCCGACTCGTTGATGACCTTGTTGAGTTGTTGCTGAAAAAATGCCCCAAGGCACCGGTAAGCACTAGCAGTATAGTACTTCATACTTGTTAGTGAGAAAACTGTGTGCGAGCGACACTGTGGGAGGATGGGAGTGACAGGAGAAAGGTGCAGAAAACCGTGGTGATGGTTGGGTGGGGGGGGAGCGGTGGGCGATGGGCGGTTGGGGTGGGGTTGACAGGAGAGGGAGAAAACTGTGTGGGTGGTGGGAGTGACAGGAGAAAGGTGCAGAAAACCGTGgtgaggggggggggggggtgtgggTTCTCGGGTGGTGGAGAAAGGGGCAGAAAACCGTGGTGAGTGAggaagaggggggggggggggtttataCATTAACAAAGATTCATGGTGCTTAATGGCTGTCGTCAGCTCGGGGGGATTCGTGGTGCTGCATGGCTGGCTGTCGTCAGCtcggtgggggggggggggggggtttataCACGGGGGATTCTTGGTGCTGCATGGCTGGCTGTCGTCGGctcgggggggggggaggggtttATACACTAACAAAGATTCATGGTGCTGCATGCCTGTCGTCAGCTCGTGTCGTGGGGACAAACAGAGTTCAGGGGCCCCTCTCAAATATTCCGTGAGACGCCACTATGGCAGAGGGTCGACAAAATCAACGTCAGACTTAAATGCATTTATtcatgttaattgttttgctcATGCGCATGCAAAAGACCGCCTAAAGATCATATGTTTGGGTGAGAGGGACATCAAAGTTCCAAAGAATTAAGGTCAAATTAGCAAGGAATGAACTACAAACTACTAAAGGAGAAAATAACTGCCCTTCGTAGGTATTCTAAAGGTTTGTGAATGAAAGTATCAGTCATTCATAACTCCTATGCCTTTTCTAGTCCATTCAAGACTAACTTGACATCATTAATCCCTTGAAATAAGTTCATTACCCCAATCATTAAAAGGGTGTCAAATACGAATACAAAAATGAACTCAAATATTTTCATAGTCACCATGTAGAAAGAGAAATAGTTCTCATAGAAGACAACAATAAAGTTGGAAATGATATCATATAATATAGCTGATTGAATCTGAAAGCAAATCTTTCTCCTATCATACGTTGTTCCCATATCAGAGGGCTTCAAGTCACTGTTACTGCCCATACCATTGCCATACTCTACAAATGGTGAGGATTTAATGCATTTGCGCACGGCAATTTTTAATGACAATTTTAAGAACGCAGTGAAGTATTTAAGGCTTGCTCTTCACTTCACATCCCCCAGtaggcctggcattttggacccaactcgttaatatttgtatttgggtggatgcttaacaggtcgggtcgctaacgggtgaactcgttaacaacccgttaaataacgggtcactttgggtcaaacCGTTAGACCCGTTAGGACCCATTAACACCcattagttgaggatattttagtaattttagtaaactcttaataacaaaaaataaaatttatgcaaaaaaaataataataataataataattgttaacgggtgaaacgggtgacccgttagcttaacaggtcgggttCGGTGAcctgttagcttaacgggttgggttcggatgatccgttaacttaacgggttgggttgaACCCGACCTAAACCCAATAAACCTGACCCGTTTACATATCTATCCCCCAGTACTGCTGGCCTTGCATCCTTTGGTACAGGTAAACATTTGTTCTAGTGAAATAATGTACTTGCAAGGATTGATATTTTTATatagtaaaataaaaattaatagagAAGGGAAGAGGAGATCACGTCATACTTCAGAAATACCTGA encodes the following:
- the LOC126617313 gene encoding uncharacterized protein LOC126617313; translation: MENRMTAKVGAASAVEPRTVEMSGTTMTPASSAGTQKVSMFAARAGFVIPKNKLSGSPVFRGSKNLGAGDAVSGESKKQIQRKTKWGPDLTQDASVKKGRALAYQVPLLSDITACLVVQILSRLGWIKLHKRLKSGMLEDENDEDLLSAPQDLHHKSKSSKHEIDTKLELEKQEAIGAFDSFLRLYGYTFLYVILWIA